Proteins from a genomic interval of Sphingobacterium lactis:
- a CDS encoding glycosyltransferase family 2 protein: MDISVVIPLYNEEESLPELAAWIKRVMDANNFSYEIIMVDDGSKDRSWEVVQALKRENEHVSGVRFRRNYGKSAALNVGFAAAQGDVVITMDADLQDSPDEIPELYDRIKNQGADLVSGWKKKRYDPLTKTIPTKLFNSATRSMSGIDNLHDFNCGLKAYKKDVVKSIEVYGEMHRYIPVLAKWAGFNNIQEQVVQHYPRKYGTTKFGPGRFVKGFLDLMSIFFVGKFAKRPMHFFGPLGVISFLLGIFITIWLICEKLMSIANGTEYRNVTDQPLFYLSLVAILIGSQLFLTGFVAELVSRNGSDRNKYHIDQVI; this comes from the coding sequence ATGGACATTTCAGTAGTAATACCTTTATATAATGAAGAGGAGTCGCTTCCTGAATTAGCGGCTTGGATCAAACGTGTCATGGATGCCAACAATTTCAGTTATGAAATTATCATGGTGGACGATGGGAGCAAGGATCGCTCTTGGGAAGTTGTTCAGGCGCTGAAGCGTGAGAACGAACATGTCTCGGGCGTACGGTTCCGCAGGAACTATGGAAAATCGGCCGCCCTGAATGTCGGTTTTGCTGCCGCTCAGGGTGATGTGGTCATTACCATGGATGCCGACCTACAGGATAGCCCGGATGAGATCCCCGAGCTCTACGATCGTATCAAAAACCAAGGTGCCGACCTGGTATCCGGATGGAAGAAAAAACGCTACGATCCATTGACCAAGACCATTCCGACCAAACTTTTCAATTCCGCAACACGCAGCATGTCGGGAATCGATAACCTGCACGACTTCAACTGTGGCTTGAAAGCCTATAAGAAAGACGTCGTAAAGAGTATCGAAGTGTACGGTGAAATGCACCGCTATATCCCGGTTCTTGCCAAGTGGGCTGGATTCAATAATATTCAGGAGCAGGTTGTACAGCATTATCCGCGGAAATACGGGACAACGAAATTTGGCCCTGGCCGCTTTGTCAAAGGTTTCCTGGATTTGATGTCCATCTTTTTCGTGGGTAAATTCGCTAAGCGTCCGATGCACTTTTTCGGTCCGTTGGGAGTAATCAGCTTCTTGTTGGGGATCTTTATCACCATCTGGTTGATCTGCGAGAAATTGATGAGCATCGCCAATGGTACGGAGTACCGAAATGTAACTGACCAACCGTTGTTCTACCTTTCCCTGGTAGCCATCTTGATCGGTTCGCAGTTGTTCTTAACAGGATTTGTTGCCGAATTGGTTTCCAGAAACGGTTCGGACCGTAATAAATACCATATTGACCAGGTCATCTAG
- a CDS encoding DUF4199 domain-containing protein — MDAINPTTPDVKKKAIINGVILGIISLVLSIISLYILKSATSLMTSSVINFFVNYIIFLAVAILFTIQLRKAIGGYWSFSTALKNIFIMLAIAAVIGTVGIGIFNMVNPNVQIEAIENTQNLTIEMMEANNMADDQIDTMLENLDQQKESLANMSIGQNLKGLAISLVLYFVLALILAAIFKKEKPLFRTPAAPSDEAHPWQNNNNV, encoded by the coding sequence ATGGATGCAATCAATCCCACTACTCCCGATGTAAAGAAAAAAGCCATTATCAATGGTGTTATCTTAGGCATTATTTCGCTGGTTCTATCAATTATTTCGCTGTATATCCTGAAATCGGCAACTTCATTGATGACTTCAAGTGTCATCAATTTCTTTGTCAATTACATTATATTCCTGGCCGTAGCCATTCTGTTCACCATCCAATTGCGTAAAGCAATCGGTGGCTATTGGAGTTTCTCCACAGCTCTGAAAAATATCTTCATCATGTTGGCGATAGCAGCGGTGATCGGTACGGTAGGGATCGGGATCTTCAATATGGTGAATCCGAACGTGCAGATCGAAGCAATCGAGAACACGCAAAACCTGACCATTGAAATGATGGAAGCCAACAATATGGCCGACGATCAGATCGACACCATGTTGGAAAACTTGGATCAGCAAAAGGAATCCTTGGCCAACATGTCCATCGGACAGAACCTGAAAGGATTGGCGATCTCTTTGGTACTATACTTTGTCTTGGCCTTGATATTAGCGGCCATCTTCAAAAAAGAGAAGCCATTGTTCCGTACGCCAGCAGCACCTTCCGATGAAGCGCATCCTTGGCAGAATAACAACAACGTTTAA
- a CDS encoding dihydroorotase — MATLIIQSATLVSAGHPLHLSTVDVLVKGGKIEKIGKSIKNEDKKAQVIDGAGAFLSAGFFDLNVNFGEPGYETKEDIQTGTAAAAAGGFTGVAVHPNTNPPLHSRSEISLIVNSAKGNLVDVLPVGTVSKKREGNELAELYDMKITGAVAFSDGTHSIQQAGLMGRALLYGKGFGGLIMTFPEDDSIAGGNKMNEGEVSTYLGMKGIPNLAESVMISRDLFLAEYNDAPIHFSTISTEEGVDLIKKAKAKGIQVTCDVAAHNLVFTDEDVKSFDSNFKVSPPLRTKKDLKALLKGLKDGVIDAVVSQHTPQEIEFKDVEFQIAKNGIIASQTVLPLLVKAGFTPEQIVEKLAVGPRRVLGLPLPEIKEGLEANLVLFNPSKKWIFDDRTNQSKSANSPLYGQELTGQVLAVINNNKVHIN, encoded by the coding sequence ATGGCAACATTAATAATTCAATCTGCGACATTGGTTTCAGCAGGGCACCCCTTGCATCTGTCCACGGTAGACGTTCTGGTGAAGGGCGGAAAGATCGAGAAGATCGGTAAATCCATTAAAAATGAAGACAAGAAGGCACAGGTGATTGATGGGGCGGGAGCATTCCTTTCCGCGGGATTCTTCGATTTGAACGTGAATTTTGGTGAACCGGGCTACGAGACCAAGGAGGATATACAGACAGGTACCGCTGCTGCGGCAGCCGGGGGCTTTACGGGTGTTGCCGTGCATCCAAATACCAATCCACCGCTGCACAGCCGTTCCGAAATTTCCCTGATCGTCAACTCTGCCAAAGGAAACCTGGTGGATGTATTGCCGGTTGGAACAGTTAGCAAGAAGCGCGAAGGCAATGAATTGGCCGAACTGTACGATATGAAAATTACGGGTGCTGTGGCTTTCAGTGATGGAACCCACAGTATTCAGCAAGCAGGATTGATGGGCCGTGCACTTTTATACGGAAAAGGTTTTGGCGGCTTGATCATGACCTTTCCTGAGGATGATTCCATCGCCGGCGGAAATAAAATGAACGAAGGAGAGGTGAGTACCTACCTCGGAATGAAAGGGATCCCGAATCTTGCGGAATCGGTTATGATTTCGAGGGATCTGTTCCTAGCCGAATACAACGATGCACCGATCCATTTCAGCACCATCTCAACTGAAGAGGGTGTGGATCTGATCAAGAAGGCGAAAGCGAAGGGAATTCAGGTGACCTGTGACGTTGCTGCACATAACTTGGTTTTTACCGATGAGGACGTGAAGAGCTTTGACAGTAATTTCAAGGTAAGTCCGCCATTACGGACCAAGAAAGACCTGAAAGCCTTGTTGAAGGGGCTTAAGGATGGTGTAATTGACGCTGTTGTGTCTCAACATACGCCTCAGGAGATTGAGTTTAAGGATGTGGAGTTTCAGATCGCGAAAAATGGTATCATCGCGAGCCAGACGGTATTGCCGCTTTTGGTTAAGGCGGGATTTACCCCTGAGCAGATTGTGGAGAAGTTGGCCGTAGGTCCGCGCCGCGTGCTAGGGTTACCATTACCGGAAATAAAAGAAGGGTTGGAAGCAAATTTAGTGTTGTTTAACCCGTCCAAAAAATGGATATTTGATGATAGAACAAATCAATCCAAGTCAGCGAACAGTCCACTCTATGGACAGGAACTGACCGGACAGGTTCTAGCAGTAATCAATAACAATAAAGTTCATATTAACTAA
- a CDS encoding UbiX family flavin prenyltransferase, whose product MGKKKVIVAITGASGSIYAKVLLDKLQALSDQIEAVGLVMSDNAKDVWKFELDNDGFNSYDFPTYQKNDFMAPFASGSAKYDTMFVVPCSMGTMARIAHGISSDLTTRAADVILKERRKLILITRETPLSAIHIQNMQLITQAGGIICPASPSFYSRPQSFEELAATVIDRALDIAGFDLDTFRWGK is encoded by the coding sequence ATGGGAAAGAAAAAAGTTATTGTTGCCATTACAGGTGCTTCGGGATCCATTTACGCAAAGGTGTTGCTGGATAAATTGCAGGCCTTATCCGATCAGATCGAAGCTGTCGGCTTGGTGATGTCCGATAATGCGAAGGATGTCTGGAAGTTTGAATTGGATAACGATGGCTTCAACTCGTACGATTTCCCAACCTATCAGAAGAATGACTTTATGGCGCCCTTTGCCTCGGGTTCTGCAAAATACGATACCATGTTCGTGGTTCCCTGTTCCATGGGCACAATGGCGCGTATTGCACATGGCATTTCTTCCGACCTGACTACCCGGGCTGCAGACGTTATCCTGAAGGAGCGTCGAAAATTGATTCTGATCACGCGCGAGACCCCATTGAGTGCGATCCACATCCAGAACATGCAGTTGATCACCCAAGCTGGCGGGATTATCTGCCCGGCTTCTCCATCCTTTTACAGCCGACCGCAAAGCTTTGAGGAGCTAGCCGCAACGGTCATCGATCGGGCACTCGATATTGCCGGGTTCGATCTGGATACCTTCCGTTGGGGGAAATAG
- a CDS encoding ankyrin repeat domain-containing protein, translating into MSLTVLEEYIETGNHQDLDLLLNQNPELLRENTSHDISPLLLACYYHKPQIIQVMLKYLKNITIHEACAAGLTQQVQFMVEQKPEVINELSSHGFYPLGIAAHFGKEDIVRILLRNHANPNSSSQNGFQVFPLHAALGNQQDTIAKMLIEAGAEVNVVQSSRITPLHIAAQYGNIDMIIILLENGANIAIQTDQGQTASDLAADRGFKEIAEILRVEQ; encoded by the coding sequence ATGAGTTTAACCGTACTGGAAGAATATATTGAAACCGGCAATCACCAAGACCTGGACCTCCTTTTGAATCAAAATCCGGAATTACTTCGCGAAAATACCAGCCATGATATTTCTCCTTTATTGTTAGCCTGCTATTACCATAAGCCGCAGATCATTCAGGTAATGTTGAAATATTTGAAGAACATCACGATCCATGAAGCATGCGCAGCGGGTTTGACGCAACAGGTGCAATTTATGGTGGAGCAGAAACCTGAAGTAATCAATGAACTTTCCAGCCACGGATTTTACCCATTGGGCATTGCGGCACACTTCGGCAAAGAGGACATCGTCCGCATTCTGCTGCGCAATCACGCCAATCCCAATTCTTCATCTCAAAACGGCTTCCAGGTTTTTCCTTTGCACGCTGCCCTGGGCAACCAACAGGATACCATCGCCAAGATGCTGATCGAAGCCGGCGCTGAAGTCAATGTCGTGCAATCCTCACGCATTACACCCTTGCATATCGCCGCGCAATATGGCAATATCGATATGATCATTATCCTGCTGGAAAACGGCGCCAATATCGCCATACAAACAGATCAGGGTCAAACTGCTTCCGATTTGGCTGCAGACCGTGGTTTTAAGGAAATCGCCGAGATTCTGCGTGTAGAGCAGTAA
- a CDS encoding DUF2851 family protein — protein MHIPEDILHFIWRFRLFQPYPLYSLSGDRIEVLHPGQYNRDAGPDFLFARLRIGGREWHGHIEIHVLSSGWKLHGHHQDVAYNAVILHVVWEGNTPCFLADGTLLPCLQLRDFIPADLLERAERLLGNLHWLPCHYALEEVPIFQKLQVLQRMGVARLEERYTGVMDLLAKFKGDWERVSFCLLSAAFGMKVNKDAFIDYSDILSLRLLKKLKGRALAIQALFFGQAGFLTGQRAPDQYMETLQVEYRYLKHAHQLQELSPHQWKFLRMRPFNFPTFKLAQLAAMYTAYPSWFSNIVHAQNLTELHNLCQEIKVPDYWERHFHFEQETQQHSTAISLPFFHLLAINAFVQLLFGYGKHIDNAEMMDRAISWLENLKKEDNSIVRRYQEYGLESSNALESQALLHLRNRYCNTRRCLSCGIALEVIRGDLCGKV, from the coding sequence ATGCACATTCCTGAAGATATCCTCCATTTTATTTGGCGCTTTCGCCTATTCCAACCTTATCCACTGTACAGTCTTTCCGGCGATCGGATCGAGGTCCTGCACCCCGGTCAATATAACCGGGATGCAGGACCAGATTTTCTGTTCGCGCGCTTGCGGATTGGTGGCCGGGAGTGGCATGGGCATATCGAGATTCATGTTCTTTCCTCGGGATGGAAGTTGCACGGCCACCATCAGGATGTTGCTTACAATGCCGTGATATTGCATGTGGTGTGGGAGGGGAATACGCCGTGCTTTCTTGCCGACGGCACACTGCTGCCCTGTTTGCAGCTTCGGGATTTCATCCCCGCAGACCTTTTGGAACGTGCGGAAAGACTCCTTGGCAATCTACATTGGTTGCCTTGCCATTATGCCTTGGAGGAAGTACCGATTTTCCAGAAATTGCAGGTGCTGCAGCGGATGGGCGTTGCTCGATTAGAGGAACGGTATACCGGTGTGATGGACCTGTTGGCAAAGTTCAAGGGAGATTGGGAGCGGGTCAGTTTCTGTCTACTGTCGGCGGCCTTCGGCATGAAAGTCAATAAGGATGCCTTTATAGATTATAGCGATATCCTATCCCTACGTTTGTTGAAAAAACTGAAGGGGAGGGCGCTCGCCATCCAGGCCCTGTTCTTCGGGCAGGCGGGTTTCCTGACTGGACAACGCGCACCAGATCAGTATATGGAGACTTTGCAAGTCGAATACCGATACCTCAAACATGCCCATCAGCTTCAGGAATTGTCGCCCCATCAATGGAAATTCCTGCGCATGCGGCCCTTTAACTTTCCGACCTTCAAATTGGCACAACTTGCGGCCATGTATACAGCCTATCCATCCTGGTTTTCCAACATCGTGCATGCCCAAAATCTTACGGAATTGCATAACCTGTGTCAGGAAATAAAGGTGCCTGATTACTGGGAGCGACACTTCCATTTCGAACAGGAAACACAGCAGCATTCGACGGCCATATCCTTGCCCTTCTTTCATTTGTTGGCCATCAATGCCTTTGTACAGCTCTTGTTTGGCTATGGTAAGCATATCGATAATGCGGAAATGATGGATCGGGCGATAAGCTGGTTGGAGAATTTGAAAAAGGAAGATAATTCGATTGTTCGGCGGTATCAGGAATATGGACTTGAGTCTAGCAATGCACTCGAGAGCCAAGCGCTCCTGCATCTCCGCAATCGCTATTGCAATACAAGGCGCTGCTTGTCGTGTGGGATCGCTCTTGAAGTCATCAGGGGTGATCTATGTGGAAAGGTATAG
- the ribD gene encoding bifunctional diaminohydroxyphosphoribosylaminopyrimidine deaminase/5-amino-6-(5-phosphoribosylamino)uracil reductase RibD, translating into MNQQELYMQRCLDLAVLGAGTTSPNPMVGSVIVHGDTIIGEGYTSPYGGPHAEVNAIQQVIARFGEAEAERLFPESTIYVSLEPCAHFGKTPPCADLIVSKGFRKAVIACLDPFAKVNGLGLKKLQDAGIATEVGVLEEEAKWLNRRFFTKLKEFRPYVILKWAETTDGFFAPSDAQQRWISNGASKQLVHKWRAEEDAILVGAATAAIDAPSLTVREWEGKNPIRVVIDKDLTLDLDTPLFDASAETIIFNAIRTDWQGHLKFIALENFEMYLPQQILYQLYLMDVQSLIIEGGKKTLDLFIKAGLWDEARIFVGDMEWGDGVPSPRITGKLLQQTAVGSDKLRILSRV; encoded by the coding sequence ATGAATCAACAGGAGCTTTACATGCAACGCTGTCTGGACCTTGCCGTTCTGGGGGCAGGTACAACAAGTCCGAACCCTATGGTCGGTTCGGTCATTGTCCACGGAGATACGATCATCGGTGAGGGCTATACTTCCCCGTATGGCGGACCGCATGCGGAAGTCAATGCCATTCAGCAGGTCATCGCGCGTTTTGGAGAGGCGGAGGCGGAACGACTTTTTCCGGAGAGCACGATTTACGTCAGCTTGGAACCCTGTGCCCATTTTGGAAAGACACCGCCCTGTGCAGACCTCATTGTCAGCAAAGGTTTCCGAAAAGCCGTTATTGCATGCTTGGATCCTTTTGCAAAAGTCAATGGATTGGGCCTAAAGAAACTACAGGATGCCGGGATAGCTACCGAGGTGGGTGTGCTGGAGGAAGAAGCCAAATGGCTGAATCGCCGTTTTTTCACCAAACTGAAAGAATTTCGTCCATACGTTATCCTGAAGTGGGCAGAAACAACCGATGGTTTTTTTGCGCCTAGTGATGCGCAGCAACGTTGGATCAGCAATGGGGCAAGCAAACAACTGGTTCACAAATGGCGAGCTGAAGAAGATGCCATTTTGGTCGGTGCAGCCACAGCAGCCATCGATGCGCCAAGCCTGACCGTGCGGGAATGGGAAGGGAAGAACCCGATCCGTGTGGTTATCGACAAGGACCTGACCCTCGACTTGGATACCCCACTGTTTGATGCATCGGCAGAAACCATCATTTTCAATGCCATACGCACTGATTGGCAGGGCCACCTGAAATTCATTGCCCTGGAAAATTTCGAGATGTACCTTCCCCAGCAGATCCTGTATCAACTATATCTTATGGATGTTCAATCCCTGATCATTGAGGGAGGGAAGAAGACATTGGACTTGTTCATAAAGGCAGGATTGTGGGATGAAGCACGCATTTTTGTAGGCGATATGGAGTGGGGAGATGGTGTACCCTCTCCGCGTATCACGGGCAAACTGCTCCAGCAAACCGCTGTGGGATCCGATAAACTTCGTATACTGAGTAGAGTTTAA
- a CDS encoding NADP-dependent oxidoreductase, whose protein sequence is MENSKNTKILLANAYGPAEVLEFQDYELGELPAGFARIRVKAAGINPIDARRMTGEFKHAALPQTFGTEYSGEIIDVAANPQGFTVGDAVLGSGGAFTHATVIDVPIANLVRKPESISWEVAGTLAGVAQTAMTILDEIGPGKSLLIHGASGGVGSITVQLAKERGMDVVGTASSRNLAYLEGLGATAVEYGEGLQGRLQEVHPEPFDIAVDMVGTEEAIQASLATVKSDGVIATIAGKPTSSNRVVPIWVKRNPKNLQYVVDGVASGKFNWEVDSVFPFENAAEAYEKILKGHTRGKIALVF, encoded by the coding sequence ATGGAAAATAGTAAAAACACAAAGATACTTTTAGCGAATGCATACGGACCTGCTGAGGTTCTTGAATTTCAGGATTATGAATTGGGTGAACTGCCGGCAGGCTTTGCACGCATCCGGGTAAAGGCTGCGGGGATCAATCCCATTGATGCCAGACGCATGACCGGGGAGTTTAAACATGCTGCGCTGCCGCAAACATTCGGAACGGAATATAGCGGTGAAATTATTGACGTCGCTGCCAATCCGCAGGGATTCACCGTTGGTGATGCCGTTTTAGGTTCAGGTGGCGCCTTTACCCACGCAACGGTCATCGATGTGCCCATTGCCAACCTGGTTCGCAAACCGGAATCCATCTCTTGGGAGGTTGCCGGAACATTGGCGGGTGTTGCGCAGACGGCAATGACCATCTTGGATGAAATAGGACCTGGAAAATCTCTTTTGATCCATGGGGCGTCAGGCGGGGTAGGATCCATCACGGTGCAGTTGGCGAAGGAGCGCGGAATGGACGTGGTCGGGACAGCCTCTTCCCGGAATCTGGCGTACCTCGAAGGTTTGGGTGCCACAGCCGTAGAATATGGTGAAGGCCTTCAGGGCAGATTACAGGAGGTCCATCCCGAGCCTTTTGATATCGCTGTGGATATGGTGGGGACGGAGGAAGCCATCCAGGCGTCCTTGGCGACGGTGAAATCGGATGGGGTAATTGCGACCATTGCCGGTAAACCGACATCGTCCAATCGGGTTGTGCCGATCTGGGTAAAGAGAAATCCGAAAAACCTTCAGTACGTAGTGGATGGTGTGGCATCCGGGAAGTTCAATTGGGAGGTAGACAGTGTTTTTCCATTTGAAAATGCAGCGGAAGCATACGAGAAAATCCTGAAAGGACATACACGTGGTAAAATAGCTTTGGTTTTTTAA
- a CDS encoding superoxide dismutase: MANRRNFIKNSVGLAAGVLLAKSAGAAEGFLGMEQDAFKFEQQPLGYAYNALEGAIDAQTMQIHYEKHYGAYVKNANDALTEEKVQVKDAKEIFANMDKYSAKLRNNGGGAFNHAMFWTLLRAPKTDNRPTGSLLAAINKDFGSFEKFKEEFAKAATTQFGSGWAWLVVADGKLKVGGTPNQDNPLMKGVKLQGRPILGLDVWEHAYYLKYQNKRPDYIGNFWSIVNWDQVQKYYDQK, encoded by the coding sequence ATGGCAAACAGAAGAAATTTCATCAAGAATAGCGTTGGATTGGCAGCTGGTGTTCTATTGGCAAAAAGTGCTGGTGCAGCGGAAGGATTTTTAGGCATGGAGCAAGATGCATTCAAATTTGAGCAACAGCCTCTGGGTTATGCATACAATGCCCTTGAGGGTGCTATCGATGCGCAAACCATGCAGATCCACTATGAAAAACATTATGGCGCCTATGTGAAGAATGCAAACGATGCCTTAACTGAGGAGAAAGTCCAAGTAAAGGACGCCAAGGAAATCTTCGCCAATATGGATAAATACAGTGCAAAGCTTCGCAATAATGGTGGTGGTGCTTTCAACCACGCGATGTTCTGGACGCTTTTGCGTGCGCCGAAGACCGACAACAGACCTACCGGTTCACTTTTGGCAGCAATCAATAAAGATTTTGGAAGCTTTGAAAAATTCAAGGAAGAATTTGCTAAGGCTGCAACTACACAATTTGGATCGGGTTGGGCATGGCTTGTGGTTGCCGATGGCAAACTGAAGGTCGGTGGCACGCCAAATCAGGATAACCCATTGATGAAAGGTGTAAAATTGCAGGGAAGACCTATTTTGGGCCTTGATGTTTGGGAGCATGCCTATTACTTGAAATACCAAAATAAACGCCCGGATTACATTGGTAACTTTTGGTCTATCGTAAATTGGGATCAGGTTCAAAAATATTACGATCAGAAATAA
- a CDS encoding low molecular weight phosphatase family protein — MYSLLKETLTNLQNLNAIPAGRKVVLQGLIDYIQERVDKNQPVNLNFICTHNSRRSHFAQVWAQVSASYYRIDHVFCSSGGTEETAVHPQVLETLVRSGCDVHKISDGNNPIFAIKFDGNLPAIIAFSKVFNHGFNPQSQFGAVMTCSHADEGCPFIAGAEARLSIPFEDPKIADGTKEQSAVYEKRSDEIAMEMMYVFSKIKR; from the coding sequence ATGTATTCTTTACTCAAAGAAACCCTAACCAATCTTCAAAATTTAAACGCCATTCCTGCTGGAAGAAAGGTTGTTTTGCAGGGGTTAATAGATTACATTCAGGAACGGGTAGACAAAAATCAACCGGTTAACCTCAATTTTATCTGTACGCACAACTCGCGCAGAAGTCATTTCGCACAGGTCTGGGCACAGGTTTCTGCATCCTATTATCGTATTGATCATGTTTTCTGTTCCTCTGGAGGAACGGAAGAAACGGCGGTTCATCCGCAGGTACTAGAAACCTTGGTCAGGAGCGGATGTGATGTGCATAAAATCTCCGACGGAAACAATCCAATTTTTGCAATAAAATTTGATGGAAATCTTCCGGCAATTATTGCTTTTTCCAAAGTATTTAATCACGGATTCAATCCACAGTCCCAATTTGGTGCAGTTATGACGTGTTCCCATGCGGATGAAGGATGCCCATTTATCGCCGGAGCGGAGGCAAGATTATCAATCCCTTTTGAAGATCCCAAGATTGCAGATGGAACGAAAGAGCAAAGTGCCGTATATGAAAAGAGAAGTGATGAAATTGCAATGGAGATGATGTATGTTTTTTCTAAGATTAAAAGGTAG
- a CDS encoding DUF6428 family protein, whose amino-acid sequence MKLSQIKEILTGLDHVEFQLENGTIVPKHFHITEVGILTKHFIDCGGTIRNEKIINFQLWHANDLDHRLAPSKLLSIIKLSEEKLGILDGEIEVEFQQETIGKYDLAFTGTHFLLMNKQTACLATDACGIPVEKQKIKIGEKPIASCAPNSGCC is encoded by the coding sequence ATGAAACTATCACAGATTAAGGAAATATTAACAGGATTAGATCATGTTGAATTTCAATTGGAAAATGGGACCATTGTGCCAAAACATTTTCACATAACGGAAGTAGGGATACTAACTAAACATTTTATCGATTGTGGTGGAACGATCAGAAATGAAAAAATCATCAATTTCCAGCTTTGGCATGCGAACGATTTAGACCATCGGTTGGCGCCCAGCAAATTATTGTCCATTATCAAACTTTCTGAGGAAAAATTGGGGATCTTGGATGGGGAAATCGAAGTTGAGTTTCAGCAGGAAACAATTGGGAAATATGATTTAGCGTTTACTGGAACTCATTTTCTCCTGATGAACAAGCAGACCGCCTGTTTAGCAACGGATGCATGTGGTATTCCTGTAGAAAAACAGAAAATAAAAATTGGTGAAAAACCAATAGCCTCATGCGCACCCAATTCAGGATGTTGTTAG
- a CDS encoding ArsR/SmtB family transcription factor — MGITKSEIFTDEQNKLAMLFKGLAHPARIAILQHIINQKACICNDLVEELGLAQATISQHLKELKSIGIIQGTIEGKTVCYCINEEIWKGMEKELMIFFSQEVKVQACCK, encoded by the coding sequence GTGGGAATTACGAAAAGTGAGATTTTTACAGATGAACAGAATAAATTAGCCATGCTATTCAAGGGGTTAGCGCATCCAGCGCGTATCGCCATTTTACAGCATATAATTAATCAAAAAGCGTGTATCTGCAATGATTTGGTAGAAGAACTCGGTCTGGCTCAAGCTACGATTTCCCAACATTTAAAAGAATTAAAAAGTATTGGTATTATCCAGGGTACCATTGAAGGTAAAACCGTGTGCTATTGTATTAACGAGGAAATCTGGAAAGGTATGGAAAAGGAATTAATGATTTTCTTTTCCCAAGAGGTTAAAGTACAGGCTTGCTGCAAGTAG